Proteins from a single region of Streptomyces sp. TN58:
- a CDS encoding type 1 glutamine amidotransferase domain-containing protein produces the protein MSRRILVIVSEHGYWAEELIGPVSKFDERGYEVVFATPTGKRAHALPPSLDANYVDPPLGRSVTTEENARLGREFEQSSRLDSPLDIEAWVPERPYTSDAAYLPKLEQYHRDLDALDADIAAYDAILIVGGSGPIADLANNERVHALILAFRKAGKVVAAECYGVACLAFARDWDDRRSIIWGKHVTGHCKEYDYKDGTGFLGTDFNMGPPPYPLEYILRDATGPDGAYHGNFGKPVSVIVDFPFVTGRSTPDSYLTGQKIVEVLEDGLARYGW, from the coding sequence GTGAGCAGAAGGATTCTGGTCATTGTCTCCGAACACGGTTACTGGGCCGAAGAACTGATAGGCCCCGTCTCGAAGTTCGACGAGCGGGGCTACGAGGTCGTATTCGCGACGCCGACCGGAAAGCGTGCGCACGCTCTTCCGCCGAGCCTCGACGCGAACTACGTCGACCCGCCGCTGGGACGCTCGGTGACCACCGAGGAGAACGCCAGGCTGGGACGGGAGTTCGAGCAGTCGAGCCGGCTGGACTCGCCGCTCGACATCGAGGCGTGGGTGCCCGAGCGCCCCTACACGAGCGACGCGGCCTACCTGCCGAAGCTGGAGCAGTACCACCGCGACCTCGACGCGCTCGACGCCGACATCGCCGCATACGACGCGATCCTCATCGTCGGCGGCAGCGGCCCGATCGCCGACCTCGCCAACAACGAGCGCGTACACGCCCTGATCCTGGCCTTCCGGAAGGCCGGCAAGGTCGTGGCCGCCGAGTGCTACGGGGTCGCCTGCCTGGCCTTCGCCCGGGACTGGGACGACCGCAGGAGCATCATCTGGGGCAAGCACGTGACCGGCCACTGCAAGGAGTACGACTACAAGGACGGCACCGGATTCCTCGGTACCGACTTCAACATGGGACCGCCCCCGTATCCGCTGGAGTACATCCTGCGCGACGCGACCGGACCGGACGGCGCCTACCACGGGAACTTCGGCAAACCGGTCTCCGTGATCGTCGACTTCCCCTTCGTCACCGGACGCTCCACCCCCGACTCCTATCTGACGGGGCAGAAGATCGTGGAGGTACTGGAGGACGGACTCGCCCGGTACGGCTGGTAG
- a CDS encoding ribonuclease domain-containing protein: MIFRNVPRWLSRALGAVFLCAALVATAGCGAQKPGPAVSSGSGSAEPSTAPGTSSRAPSGAVSESAPDWARGMAVVRADALPRQAREVLLLIDKGGPYPYRQDGTVFGNFEKVLPRQKRGYYHEFTVRTPGERDRGARRIVTGEGGEFYYTDDHYETFKAVLR; the protein is encoded by the coding sequence ATGATCTTCCGGAACGTGCCCCGATGGCTGTCGCGTGCGCTGGGGGCCGTGTTCCTCTGTGCCGCGCTCGTCGCAACGGCGGGCTGTGGTGCGCAGAAACCCGGCCCCGCCGTCAGTAGCGGCAGCGGCAGTGCCGAGCCGAGTACGGCTCCCGGTACGTCCTCCCGTGCGCCCTCCGGTGCCGTGTCCGAGAGCGCTCCGGACTGGGCGCGGGGGATGGCCGTCGTACGGGCCGACGCGCTGCCGCGGCAGGCGCGGGAAGTCCTCCTGCTCATCGACAAGGGCGGGCCCTACCCGTACCGGCAGGACGGCACCGTCTTCGGCAACTTCGAGAAGGTCCTGCCGCGCCAGAAGCGCGGCTACTACCACGAGTTCACGGTGCGTACGCCGGGGGAGCGGGACCGCGGGGCGCGGCGGATCGTGACGGGTGAGGGTGGGGAGTTCTACTACACGGACGACCACTACGAGACCTTCAAGGCGGTTCTCCGATGA
- the rpe gene encoding ribulose-phosphate 3-epimerase, protein MAAQIYPSILSADFARLAEEAKAVEGADWLHVDVMDNHFVPNLTLGMPVVESLSRATDIPLDLHLMIENPDRWAPQYVEAGAGSVTFHAEAAAAPVRLAREIRAKGARASMALKPATPIEQYEDILPELDMLLIMTVEPGFGGQPFLDIMLPKIRRTRELIAKHGLELWLQVDGGVSASTIERCAEAGADVFVAGSAVYGAVDPAAAVRTLRDQAGAAIAAAPWACDH, encoded by the coding sequence ATGGCCGCTCAGATTTATCCCAGCATCCTGTCCGCCGACTTCGCCCGTCTCGCCGAGGAGGCGAAGGCCGTCGAGGGGGCCGACTGGCTGCATGTCGACGTCATGGACAACCACTTCGTCCCCAACCTCACCCTCGGCATGCCGGTCGTGGAGTCCCTGAGCCGCGCCACGGACATCCCGCTGGACCTGCACCTGATGATCGAGAACCCGGACCGCTGGGCCCCGCAGTACGTGGAGGCGGGCGCGGGCTCGGTCACGTTCCACGCCGAGGCCGCGGCGGCTCCCGTACGCCTCGCGCGCGAGATCCGGGCGAAGGGGGCGCGGGCCTCGATGGCGCTCAAGCCCGCGACGCCGATCGAGCAGTACGAGGACATCCTCCCCGAGCTCGACATGCTGCTGATCATGACGGTCGAGCCGGGCTTCGGCGGCCAGCCCTTTCTCGACATCATGCTCCCCAAGATCCGCCGTACCCGGGAGCTGATCGCCAAGCACGGTCTGGAGCTGTGGCTCCAGGTCGACGGCGGAGTCTCGGCCTCGACCATCGAGCGCTGCGCCGAGGCCGGCGCGGACGTCTTCGTCGCGGGCAGCGCGGTCTACGGGGCGGTCGACCCGGCGGCTGCCGTCCGTACGCTGCGTGACCAGGCGGGCGCGGCGATCGCGGCGGCACCGTGGGCTTGCGACCACTGA
- a CDS encoding FAD-dependent oxidoreductase, producing MSTARESSPAAPASSPASAPSSASASAAAERAESRKPVILAVDDDPQVLRAVRRDLRSAYGDRYRVLGASSAADALKILDSLDERGHDPALFLVDQRMPDVTGVEFLLEAVSRFPDARRVLLTAYAETDAAITAINRVRLDYYLLKPWDPPHERLFPVLDDLLSDWLATYRPAYDGIIVAGHLVSPGTHAVRDFFTRNGQPFRFLNVERDPEALTLLAAQPDAALPLVRFPDGAVLSAPTDTQLARHLGLATTASRPHYECVIVGAGPAGLAAGVYSASEGLSTLMLDSRAPGGQAGTSSLIENYLGFPSGLSGGDLTRRATIQASRFGAEILHPVEVVSLTRDDPAKILTLADGTEISAETVLLATGVSYNRLDAPGADRFEGAGLYYGAATTESSACISQHVFIVGGANSAGQAAVHFAKYAARVTILVRASSLDASMSRYLIDEIERTPNIEVRVRTTVVRLDGEEHLERLTLHDADTGKDTEVAARFMFTFIGARPHTDWLAEVVERDDHGFVLTGSDLISNGGELPAEWSLERAPYPLETSVPGVFAAGDVRAHSVKRVASGVGEGAMAVSLIHRYRSMG from the coding sequence ATGAGCACGGCCCGCGAGAGCTCCCCCGCCGCCCCCGCCTCCTCCCCCGCGTCGGCCCCCTCCTCGGCCTCCGCCTCGGCCGCGGCCGAGCGTGCGGAAAGCCGCAAGCCGGTGATCCTGGCCGTCGACGACGACCCGCAGGTGCTGCGGGCCGTCCGCCGCGACCTGCGCAGCGCCTACGGCGACCGCTACCGGGTCCTCGGCGCCTCCTCGGCCGCCGACGCCCTGAAGATCCTGGACTCCCTCGACGAGCGGGGCCACGACCCGGCGCTGTTCCTCGTGGACCAGCGCATGCCGGACGTGACCGGCGTGGAGTTCCTGCTGGAGGCCGTCAGCCGGTTCCCGGACGCCCGCCGGGTGCTGCTGACCGCGTACGCGGAGACCGACGCGGCGATCACCGCCATCAACCGGGTCCGCCTGGACTACTACCTGCTCAAGCCGTGGGACCCGCCCCACGAACGGCTCTTCCCCGTCCTGGACGACCTGCTCTCCGACTGGCTGGCGACCTACCGCCCCGCCTACGACGGGATCATCGTCGCCGGCCACCTCGTCTCGCCCGGCACCCACGCCGTGCGGGACTTCTTCACCCGCAACGGCCAGCCGTTCCGCTTCCTCAACGTCGAGCGGGACCCCGAGGCGCTGACGCTGCTCGCCGCCCAGCCCGACGCGGCCCTGCCGCTGGTCCGCTTCCCCGACGGGGCGGTGCTGTCGGCTCCGACCGACACCCAGCTCGCCCGGCACCTCGGGCTGGCCACCACCGCCTCACGCCCGCACTACGAGTGCGTCATCGTCGGCGCGGGCCCCGCGGGCCTGGCAGCGGGCGTCTACTCGGCGTCCGAGGGCCTGTCCACGCTGATGCTGGACTCCCGCGCCCCGGGCGGCCAGGCCGGCACCTCCAGCCTGATCGAGAACTACCTCGGCTTCCCCTCGGGCCTCTCCGGTGGCGACCTGACCCGCCGGGCCACCATCCAGGCCTCCCGGTTCGGCGCCGAGATCCTGCACCCGGTGGAGGTGGTCTCGCTGACCCGGGACGACCCGGCGAAGATCCTCACGCTGGCCGACGGCACGGAGATCTCCGCCGAGACCGTCCTGCTCGCGACCGGAGTCTCGTACAACCGTCTCGACGCCCCGGGCGCCGACCGCTTCGAGGGCGCCGGCCTCTACTACGGCGCCGCCACCACCGAGAGTTCGGCCTGCATCTCCCAGCACGTGTTCATCGTCGGCGGCGCCAACTCGGCGGGGCAGGCCGCCGTGCACTTCGCCAAGTACGCCGCCCGCGTGACGATCCTGGTCCGCGCGTCCTCCCTGGACGCGAGCATGTCCCGCTACCTGATCGACGAGATCGAGCGCACCCCGAACATCGAGGTCAGGGTGCGCACCACGGTGGTCCGGCTCGACGGCGAGGAGCACCTGGAGCGGCTGACCCTGCACGACGCGGACACCGGGAAGGACACCGAGGTGGCCGCGCGCTTCATGTTCACGTTCATCGGCGCCCGCCCGCACACCGACTGGCTCGCGGAAGTCGTCGAGCGGGACGACCACGGCTTCGTCCTGACCGGCTCGGACCTGATCTCCAACGGGGGTGAGCTCCCGGCCGAATGGAGCCTGGAGCGCGCGCCCTACCCCCTGGAGACGAGCGTGCCGGGCGTCTTCGCGGCGGGCGACGTCCGCGCCCACTCGGTCAAACGGGTGGCGTCGGGTGTCGGAGAGGGGGCGATGGCGGTCTCGCTGATCCACCGCTACCGCTCGATGGGCTGA
- a CDS encoding CarD family transcriptional regulator yields the protein MTKSAVPRRHLPSSPFKAPVEQPIRQFNVGDRVTHDEHGLGRVVGIEEGIAVLVDFGSVQKRILSPYSKMAAL from the coding sequence ATGACAAAATCAGCAGTGCCTCGCCGCCATTTGCCGTCCAGCCCGTTCAAAGCCCCCGTGGAACAGCCCATCCGGCAGTTCAACGTCGGCGACCGGGTCACTCACGACGAGCACGGCCTCGGCCGTGTCGTCGGAATCGAGGAGGGGATCGCCGTTCTCGTCGACTTCGGTTCGGTCCAGAAGCGCATCCTGAGTCCGTACAGCAAGATGGCCGCGCTCTGA
- a CDS encoding sugar-binding transcriptional regulator, with protein MNSSEENAVSAMSAGRSALRMGPAELVQAAAMARRFYLEGKSKIQIAEEFGVSRFKVARVLETALERDLVRIEIRVPAELDAERSDALRARYGLRHAVVVESPADATEDAPDPENLGAVAADLLGELVSEGDVLGLAWGRSTIHMAASLHRLPQCTVVQLTGVYDAGTAERGSVEAVRRAAQVSGGDAHPIYAPMLLPDPATAAALRSQTGIARAFDYFDKVTVAAVSIGSWEPGISTVHDMLTDEERAHYASLGVAAEMSAHLFDAEGRRVGRDLGERCITVEADRLRRIPEVVAIAGGLRKAAAIGAVLRSGLVTSLVTDTAVADYLLTESAPGLRPALDRADPDDL; from the coding sequence GTGAACAGCAGTGAGGAGAACGCGGTGTCTGCAATGTCGGCGGGACGGTCAGCCCTGCGGATGGGACCCGCGGAGCTGGTGCAGGCGGCGGCCATGGCGCGCCGCTTCTACCTGGAGGGCAAGTCCAAGATCCAGATCGCCGAGGAGTTCGGCGTGAGCCGCTTCAAGGTGGCCAGGGTCCTGGAGACCGCCCTCGAACGCGATCTCGTGCGCATCGAGATCCGGGTCCCGGCCGAACTCGACGCGGAGCGGTCGGACGCGCTCCGCGCGCGGTACGGGCTCCGGCACGCTGTCGTGGTGGAGTCGCCGGCCGACGCCACCGAGGACGCACCGGACCCGGAGAACCTGGGCGCGGTCGCCGCCGACCTGCTCGGCGAGCTCGTCAGCGAGGGCGACGTACTCGGTTTGGCGTGGGGCCGGTCGACCATTCACATGGCCGCCTCCCTGCACCGTCTGCCGCAGTGCACGGTGGTGCAGCTGACCGGGGTCTACGACGCGGGCACCGCGGAGCGCGGCTCGGTGGAGGCCGTGCGCCGGGCGGCGCAGGTGTCGGGCGGCGACGCGCACCCGATCTACGCGCCCATGCTGCTGCCCGACCCGGCGACCGCGGCCGCGCTGCGCAGCCAGACCGGGATCGCGCGCGCCTTCGACTACTTCGACAAGGTGACGGTCGCGGCCGTCTCCATCGGTTCGTGGGAGCCGGGCATCTCGACCGTCCACGACATGCTGACGGACGAAGAGCGGGCCCACTACGCGTCGCTGGGTGTCGCGGCCGAGATGTCCGCGCACCTCTTCGACGCCGAGGGCCGACGTGTCGGCCGGGACCTCGGCGAGCGGTGCATCACGGTCGAGGCGGACCGGCTGCGGCGGATCCCCGAGGTCGTGGCGATCGCGGGCGGGCTGCGCAAGGCCGCCGCGATCGGCGCGGTACTGCGGTCGGGGCTGGTCACCAGCCTCGTCACGGACACGGCCGTCGCCGACTACCTGCTGACCGAGTCGGCTCCGGGGCTGCGGCCGGCGCTGGACCGGGCCGACCCCGACGACCTGTAG
- a CDS encoding DUF6177 family protein, whose product MTKDVIALTERMPDALSVLAGLLAGGPDLLVETAGEGAVVQLCDADGRPLVSVEVPLMLQVPGEAARLLGPGAELSGDGPAWWVEARAAAGVPQAEQLAGAFAARLTMLLGGKVWPPDAPGTVGAARPVDVSGITAVPAPAAAQPAVDMLTDKAAVVLQDRPVVPMTSWLSEVLRATVESERSLQIVTPPHCRLSTPTRLLLQAMPARWVVQDERCGYYDGLTGAVLTWQDDAFAPAREENGETPVADAFLEAAAEPTGERQLSVSFRTLHRPTADLVLGGALEAAWQALTGGPPAGWGTSEPAGLTWSRRQLTELAYERAPRSTWTVIVGTPDRPAVATLRVIRTPEGVEEDMTLTVGFGPGEETPLEALPGLAEELVTRYGLTTMLCQLRKARRDLSAPPHYEDPPLPYAFVLGPADVQEAGRDTASRTPLRERPVRLGPQARPGFYYALGDAETAESWAALEGLLRHLRGAPPG is encoded by the coding sequence ATGACCAAGGACGTGATCGCGCTCACCGAGCGCATGCCGGACGCGTTGAGCGTCCTGGCGGGCCTGCTCGCCGGCGGCCCGGACCTGCTGGTCGAGACCGCCGGCGAGGGGGCCGTCGTCCAGCTCTGCGATGCCGACGGCCGGCCGCTCGTCTCCGTCGAGGTCCCGCTGATGCTCCAGGTGCCGGGAGAGGCGGCCCGGCTGCTGGGGCCCGGCGCCGAGCTGTCCGGCGACGGCCCGGCGTGGTGGGTCGAGGCCCGCGCCGCCGCGGGTGTACCGCAGGCGGAGCAGCTCGCGGGAGCGTTCGCCGCCCGCCTGACCATGCTGCTGGGCGGCAAGGTCTGGCCGCCGGACGCGCCGGGCACCGTCGGGGCGGCCCGTCCGGTCGACGTCTCGGGCATCACCGCCGTACCGGCGCCGGCCGCCGCACAGCCGGCCGTCGACATGCTCACCGACAAGGCCGCCGTCGTGCTCCAGGACCGCCCCGTGGTCCCCATGACGAGCTGGCTCTCCGAGGTGCTGCGGGCCACCGTGGAGAGCGAGCGGTCCCTGCAGATCGTCACCCCGCCGCACTGCCGCCTCTCCACGCCCACCCGTCTGCTGCTGCAGGCGATGCCGGCCCGGTGGGTGGTGCAGGACGAACGGTGCGGCTACTACGACGGGCTCACGGGCGCCGTACTCACCTGGCAGGACGACGCGTTCGCCCCGGCCCGGGAGGAGAACGGCGAGACACCCGTCGCGGACGCCTTCCTGGAGGCCGCGGCCGAACCCACCGGTGAGCGTCAGCTCAGCGTCTCCTTCCGTACCCTGCACCGCCCCACGGCGGACCTCGTGCTCGGCGGCGCGCTCGAAGCCGCCTGGCAGGCTCTCACCGGCGGCCCGCCGGCCGGCTGGGGAACCTCGGAGCCGGCGGGTCTGACCTGGTCGAGGCGCCAGCTGACCGAGCTGGCGTACGAGCGGGCCCCTCGCTCCACCTGGACCGTGATCGTCGGTACGCCCGACCGGCCCGCAGTCGCCACCCTGCGCGTGATCCGCACGCCGGAGGGGGTGGAGGAGGACATGACCCTCACCGTCGGCTTCGGCCCGGGGGAGGAGACACCCCTGGAGGCGCTGCCGGGGCTGGCCGAGGAGCTCGTGACCCGGTACGGGCTCACGACCATGCTGTGCCAGCTCCGCAAGGCACGCCGGGACCTGAGCGCCCCGCCCCACTACGAGGACCCGCCGCTGCCGTACGCGTTCGTACTCGGCCCGGCGGACGTCCAGGAGGCGGGGCGTGACACCGCGAGCAGGACTCCGCTCAGGGAACGCCCCGTACGGTTGGGCCCGCAGGCCCGCCCGGGCTTCTACTACGCACTCGGCGACGCCGAGACCGCCGAGAGCTGGGCGGCGCTGGAGGGGCTGCTGCGCCACCTGCGCGGGGCGCCTCCGGGGTAG
- a CDS encoding putative quinol monooxygenase translates to MTTTVEYIRYRIALDDQQAFEDAYARAAESLAASPECIDYELARCEEEKERYILRIRWTSIEAHLGGFRKGEHFPAFFSAIRPYVTAIEEMQHYLVTGVVGTGKGAGQR, encoded by the coding sequence ATGACGACCACCGTCGAATACATCCGCTACCGGATCGCATTGGACGACCAGCAGGCCTTCGAGGACGCGTACGCGCGGGCGGCAGAGTCCCTGGCCGCCTCACCCGAGTGCATCGACTACGAACTGGCCCGGTGCGAGGAGGAGAAGGAGCGCTACATCCTCCGGATCCGCTGGACCTCCATCGAGGCCCACCTGGGCGGCTTCCGCAAGGGGGAGCACTTCCCGGCCTTCTTCAGCGCGATCCGCCCGTACGTGACCGCCATCGAGGAGATGCAGCACTACCTCGTGACGGGCGTCGTGGGCACGGGAAAGGGCGCCGGACAGCGATGA
- a CDS encoding barstar family protein, giving the protein MSLEPQPLAPALAAAEAAGWTTVRLDLDGVRGKAELMRRCGGALRLPEWVGGGWDALADALRDLSWLPVAVPDTAHASGGRLVAVTSWRGYAGARPEEWETFVEVLEEAVDFWRGQDPGLSVLLAGGADGSEPGGGATAGAPPRTPRLKRRRG; this is encoded by the coding sequence ATGAGCCTGGAACCGCAGCCGCTCGCACCGGCGCTCGCAGCCGCCGAGGCCGCCGGCTGGACGACCGTACGCCTCGACCTGGACGGGGTGCGCGGCAAGGCGGAGCTGATGCGGCGGTGCGGGGGTGCCTTGCGGCTGCCGGAGTGGGTGGGCGGGGGGTGGGACGCGCTTGCCGATGCGCTGCGGGATCTGTCGTGGCTGCCGGTTGCGGTGCCGGACACGGCTCACGCTTCGGGTGGGCGGCTGGTCGCCGTGACGTCCTGGCGGGGGTACGCCGGGGCGCGGCCTGAGGAATGGGAGACGTTCGTGGAGGTGCTGGAGGAGGCCGTGGACTTCTGGCGGGGGCAGGATCCGGGGCTCTCGGTGCTGTTGGCGGGGGGTGCGGATGGGTCCGAGCCCGGGGGCGGGGCGACTGCCGGGGCTCCGCCCCGGACCCCGCGCCTCAAACGCCGGCGGGGCTGA
- a CDS encoding UBP-type zinc finger domain-containing protein encodes MTTDLLCTHTDQIRPVKPTAVGCEECLVAGDTWVHLRLCLSCGHVGCCDSSKNRHATRHYRVTEHPIAASHEPGEDWAWCYADKLMLDPA; translated from the coding sequence ATGACGACGGACCTGTTGTGCACACACACCGATCAGATACGTCCGGTGAAGCCCACCGCGGTGGGCTGCGAGGAGTGCCTCGTCGCCGGCGACACCTGGGTGCACCTGAGGCTGTGCCTCAGCTGCGGACACGTCGGGTGCTGCGACTCGTCGAAGAACCGTCACGCCACCCGGCACTACCGGGTCACCGAGCACCCGATCGCGGCCTCCCACGAGCCCGGCGAGGACTGGGCCTGGTGCTATGCCGACAAGCTGATGCTGGACCCGGCATGA
- a CDS encoding GNAT family N-acetyltransferase — translation MTVQRIDVIRPAELSPADLELWSELRASTAPEANPFMSPEFCQAVGRVRPGARVAVVRQDGEPAGFFPFERGRWGRGRAIGLGVSDCQGAVLRPGVVVDPHELLRASSLSVWEFNHLEGGQDLFLPFATGRFASPVIDLADGYAGYERLLRAGSRTFLKATRAQERRLSRQAGPLRFTFDERDPQVLRTLMAWKSAQYRRTGRRDRFAQEWISNLVRILATTQAPSCSGLLSVLYADGRPVAAHFGLRSRTVLSCWFPAYDRDFATFSPGRVLYLRMIEAAAAAGIDMLDLGRGDAAYKDSLKTRELVVHEGALLRAGAGAALHWLSHEPPRAVRGFVRERPQLKAAALRTLTAFGRMRDRRP, via the coding sequence GTGACCGTTCAACGCATCGACGTGATTCGCCCTGCCGAGCTGAGCCCGGCCGACCTGGAGCTGTGGAGCGAACTGCGGGCCAGTACGGCGCCGGAGGCGAACCCCTTCATGAGCCCGGAGTTCTGCCAGGCCGTCGGCCGTGTCCGACCAGGTGCCAGGGTCGCGGTGGTGCGCCAGGACGGCGAGCCCGCCGGCTTCTTTCCCTTCGAGCGGGGCCGGTGGGGCCGCGGCCGTGCCATCGGCCTGGGCGTGTCCGACTGCCAGGGGGCCGTGCTGCGCCCCGGCGTGGTCGTGGACCCGCACGAGCTGCTGCGTGCCAGTTCCCTGTCCGTCTGGGAGTTCAACCACCTCGAAGGCGGCCAGGACCTGTTCCTGCCGTTCGCCACGGGGCGGTTCGCTTCGCCCGTCATCGACCTCGCCGACGGTTACGCCGGCTACGAACGTCTGCTCCGGGCCGGTTCCCGAACCTTTCTGAAGGCGACCCGGGCGCAGGAACGCCGTCTGTCCCGGCAGGCCGGGCCGCTGCGGTTCACGTTCGACGAGCGCGATCCGCAGGTGTTGCGGACGCTGATGGCGTGGAAGTCCGCCCAGTACCGCCGAACCGGCCGGCGCGACCGGTTCGCCCAGGAGTGGATCAGCAACCTGGTGCGGATCCTCGCCACCACGCAGGCACCGTCCTGTTCGGGCCTGCTGTCGGTCCTCTATGCCGACGGGCGGCCCGTCGCCGCGCACTTCGGCCTGCGCTCGCGCACCGTGCTGTCGTGCTGGTTCCCCGCCTACGACCGGGACTTCGCCACGTTCAGCCCCGGCCGCGTCCTCTACCTCCGCATGATCGAGGCAGCTGCCGCCGCCGGCATCGACATGCTCGACCTCGGCAGGGGCGATGCCGCGTACAAGGACTCCCTCAAGACGCGGGAGCTGGTCGTGCACGAGGGCGCCCTGCTCCGGGCCGGGGCCGGGGCGGCACTGCACTGGCTCAGCCACGAGCCGCCACGCGCCGTACGGGGGTTCGTACGCGAGCGGCCGCAGCTGAAAGCCGCAGCACTGCGCACGCTGACCGCATTCGGCAGGATGCGTGACCGCCGCCCGTGA
- a CDS encoding group II truncated hemoglobin, producing MSTTPTIYEWMGGAEAMNRLTDAFYAHALQDEILAPVFAGMDSEHPQHVAVWLSEVFGGPADYTAHHGGHQHMATKHLGRAITEKQRRRWVDLLMDTADEVGLPTDPEFRGVFAYYIEWGTRMALIYSGPNPPPVDAAKIPVWSWGQTPPWIPKPA from the coding sequence ATGAGCACCACACCCACCATCTACGAGTGGATGGGCGGGGCGGAGGCGATGAACCGCCTCACCGACGCCTTCTACGCCCACGCCCTGCAGGACGAGATCCTGGCCCCGGTCTTCGCGGGCATGGACTCGGAGCACCCGCAGCACGTCGCGGTCTGGCTGTCGGAGGTCTTCGGCGGCCCGGCCGACTACACCGCCCACCACGGCGGCCACCAGCACATGGCCACCAAGCACCTGGGCCGGGCGATCACCGAGAAGCAGCGCCGCCGCTGGGTGGACCTGCTCATGGACACGGCCGACGAGGTAGGCCTCCCCACGGACCCGGAGTTCAGAGGGGTGTTCGCCTACTACATCGAATGGGGCACCCGCATGGCCCTCATCTACTCGGGCCCCAACCCTCCCCCGGTGGACGCGGCCAAGATCCCGGTCTGGTCCTGGGGCCAAACCCCACCCTGGATCCCGAAACCGGCCTAA